One Cellulomonas sp. WB94 genomic window, CAGCTCGGCGAGACCGGGTGCGGCGAGCAGCCCCCGGCCCGCGGTGGAGCCGGTGACCGGCTCGTCGTCCAGCCGCACGAGCAGGAGGCTGACCGCGCGAGCGAGCGCGGCGTCGACGAGCTCGCGGTCGGCGTCCGAGCTGGCTCCGACCGCCCGAGCGACGCTGTCGGCCGTGAGCGGGACGTCGTCGTCGTGCAGCGCGACCACCGCCTCGACGACCTGCAGCACGACCGCGTCCACGCTGCCGAGCGCGCGCTCGAGGCTCGCCCGGCTGGTGGCCCGCGCCGCGAGCGAGGACAGCGTGGAAGGTGACGGGGAGGCCAGGTCAGGGCGGCGCAGCAGCAGCGCGACGAGCTCGTCGTCGCTGCGACTGCGCAGGTCCTCGCTGAAAGTGGCCATCCGCACAACGATACGTGCGCGGGGTGGCGGGTCGGGACCGCGCGCGACCACGCGGAGCACCCGCGCCGGGTAGCCTTGACTGGTACGACGTGCACCGTCACATCCATCGACACATCTGGGGTTGCAGTGCCCACCGGCAAGGTCAAGTGGTTCGACACCGAGCGCGGCTTCGGATTCATCGCCAGCGACGAGGGTGACGAGGTGTTCCTGCATGCGTCCGCGCTGCCGGCCGGAGCAGCCCCGCCGAAGCCCGGCGCGAAGGTCGAGTTCGGCGTCGCCGACGGTCGCCGCGGTCCGCAGGCCCTGGCCGTCAAGATCCTCGACCCGGTCCCGTCGGTCGCGAAGGCTGCGCGAAAGCCGGCCGACGACATGGTGATCATCGTCGAGGACCTCATCAAGGTGCTCGACAAGGTCGGCAACGACCTGCGCCGCGGCCGCTACCCGGAGAAGGCCCAGGGCGAGAAGTACGCGTCGCTCCTGCGCGCTGTCGCCGAGAGCTTCGAGGCGTGAGCGTGGCAGCCGCGACGAAGGACGCCGTCCTCACCTCCGCCGTCGACCTCGCGCGTCAGTTCGCGGTCGAGCTCGCCGAGCACCCGTCCGACGTCGGGGAGTACCTCGGCGCGGTCGCCGACGGCGAACGGCTCGTCTCGCACCGGTTCGCGTGCGCCGCGACCGGCTACCAGGGCTGGCAGTGGACCGTCACTGTCGCTCGCGTCCCGCGCGGTCGCATCGCCACGGTGTGCGAGGCCGTGCTGCTCCCCGGGGACGGCGCGATCCTCGCGCCCGAGTGGCTCCCGTGGTCCGAGCGGCTGCGTCCCGGCGACATCGGTCCGGGCGACGTCGTGCCGTTCCGCGCCGACGACCCGCGCCTCGAGCCGGGCTGGACGCCCACCGGGGACGACGAGCTGGACTCCGTGGCGATCGAGGAGCTCGCGCTCGCACGGGTCCGCATCCTGTCGCGCGACGGCCGCGACGCCGCCGCCACGCGCTGGTACACCGGCTCGCAGGGGCCGACGTCGGCCGGTGCGCTTGCGGCCGCCGACGCCTGCATGAGCTGCGGGTTCCTCGTCCCGCTGCAGGGGGCGCTCGGGACCGTCTTCGGCGTGTGCGCCAACGAGTGGTCGCCCGACGACGGTCGCGTCGTGAGCCTCGACCACGGCTGCGGCGCCCACTCCGAGACCGACACCGAGCCGCACGCGAGCGACTGGCCCGAGTCGAGCGCCGCGATCGACGACCTCGACATCGAGCTGGTGTCGCTCGGGTCGCCCGCGAACGCTGTCCCGGCCGAGGATGCAGCGGCCGGCGACGTCGCCGTCGTCGAGGCGCCCGTGGACGAGGCGCCCGTGGCGGAGGCTCTTGCTGACGAGGTGCCCGTCGTCGAGGCACCCGTGGAGGACGTTCCTGTTGGTGAGGCGCCTGCTGATGAGGTGCCCGCCGTCGAGGCACCTGTGGACGACGTGCCCGTGGACGACGTGCCCGTCGATGAGGCTCCTGCTGACGAGGCTTCTGCTGACGAGGCCTCTGCGGACGAGGCCCCGGCAGCTGACGCGCCGACCGACGACGAGTCGGCCGGGACGAGCCAGTAGCCATGACCCGTGACGCCTTCGGGACGGCGGCTCTTCGAGCGGCCGTCCTGGGGGCGTGGCGTGCCTCGCCCGCCCGGCTGCGCGAGGACGCCAACACCGAGGAGGACCATGCTCGCGGGTACTACCGCGACCGGGTGCTCGTCGAGCTGGCCCAGAACGCCGCGGACGCGGCCACCCGTGCCGGCGTGCCCGGACGGCTGCTGCTGAGGCTCGCGTCGACACCTGACGGCGAGGTGCTCATCGCGGCCAACACCGGCGAACCCCTCGACGACGCGGGGGTCGCGTCCCTCGCGTCGATGCGTGCGTCGGCCAAGCGCGACGACGGACCAGCCACGCCCGGGATCAGCACGCCCCACGGCCACGCCGGCCTGGGGGTCGTCGGACGGTTCGGGGTCGGGTTCGCGGCCGTGCGGGCAGTGGCGGACGAGGTGTCCGTGCTCTCGACGTCGGGCGGGGTGCGGTTCTCCCTCGCCGACACCCAGGAGATGCTCGCCCGGGCGTCCGAGGAGAGTCCCGCCCTGGCCGACGAGGTGCGCCGACGCGACGGTTCGCTGCCCGCGCTTCGCCTGCCGCTGCCTGCCGAGGGCACACCGCCGACGGGCTACGACACGGCCGTCGTCCTCGAGCTGCGCGACGAGGTCGCCGCCGACGAGGTGCGGACGCTGCTCGCCCAAGTCGGTGACCCGATGCTGCTCGCACTGCCCGGTCTCGTGGAGATCGTGGTCGAGGACGACACGGCCGAGCTCCCGGTCCGGCGCGTCGCGGACGTCGCCGAGCGCTGGCGCATCGCCTCCGCGCACGGCGAGCTCGACCTGGCGCTGCTCGCGGACCGACCCGTCGAGGAGCGGGGTTCGCGCGCCTGGCGCGTGACCTGGGCCGTCCCGCGCGCCGCCGACGGCTCGGCCGGCCGGGCCGTGAGCCCCGACGACTACTGGTCGGCCGCGTCCAACGACCCGGCGCACGCACCGCGGGCCTCCTGGCAACGCGTCGTGCACGCGCCGACCCCGACCGACGAGCCGTGCAGCGTGCCCGCCCTGCTCGTCGCGACCCTGCCGCTCGACCCGACGCGGCGGCACGTGGCCGCCGGCTCCCTCACCGACGCCGTCCTCGACCATGCGGCCCGCGTGTACGCACGGCTCGCCGTCTCGGTCGCGGTGGACGGCGGCGACCCGCTCGACCTCGTGCCCACGGGGCTGCCGGCCGGCGCGCTCGACGGTGCGCTGCGCGAGCGGATCGTGGAACGCCTCGCGTGCACCGCGCTCCTCGCCCCGGCCGCGCCGACCCCCGAGCGCGAGCCCGGTCGGGCGGACGCGGAGAACCCGGTCTTCCGCACCGGGACCGGCGCGTTCGACCCGGCGAACCCCCTGCCGGACGACGAGTCGGACGGAGCGGGTCGGATCGACGTGTCCGGCGCCGCGGAGATCGGCCAGGTCGACCCCGACTCGCTCGTCGAGCCGCGGCGCGCGGTCGCCGTCGTCGGGGCCATCGGACGCGATCCCGTGGCGGTCGGTGCCCTCGCTCTGCGCGCGTCGGGCCTCGTGCGGCTCGCGCCCGGGACCGAGGCGGCCGCGCGCACCCTCGGCGTCGAGCTGCGCGAGCTGGCCGACCTTGTCGAAGAGCTCCCCGCGATGCACTCCGGGCCGCCCGAGGAGTGGCGTGACCTGTACGCCGCGCTCGAGCCCGCGGCGACCGACGCGTCGGTGCGCGAGGCCCTGGGGTCGCTGCCCGTGCCGCTCGCAGACGGGCGGATGGTCCGGGGACCGCGCGGCCTGGTGCAGCTGCCCGCCGAGGATGTCGACGCCGCACAGAGTGACGCCGATGGGAGCGACTCCGATGGTCGCGCCACCGATCGTGACGGCACCGAGCCCGGCCCGGACGCGTCGGCGGCCGGCGGCTGGACGGGCACCGGCGTCCTGGACGT contains:
- a CDS encoding cold shock domain-containing protein; this translates as MPTGKVKWFDTERGFGFIASDEGDEVFLHASALPAGAAPPKPGAKVEFGVADGRRGPQALAVKILDPVPSVAKAARKPADDMVIIVEDLIKVLDKVGNDLRRGRYPEKAQGEKYASLLRAVAESFEA
- a CDS encoding ATP-binding protein; amino-acid sequence: MTRDAFGTAALRAAVLGAWRASPARLREDANTEEDHARGYYRDRVLVELAQNAADAATRAGVPGRLLLRLASTPDGEVLIAANTGEPLDDAGVASLASMRASAKRDDGPATPGISTPHGHAGLGVVGRFGVGFAAVRAVADEVSVLSTSGGVRFSLADTQEMLARASEESPALADEVRRRDGSLPALRLPLPAEGTPPTGYDTAVVLELRDEVAADEVRTLLAQVGDPMLLALPGLVEIVVEDDTAELPVRRVADVAERWRIASAHGELDLALLADRPVEERGSRAWRVTWAVPRAADGSAGRAVSPDDYWSAASNDPAHAPRASWQRVVHAPTPTDEPCSVPALLVATLPLDPTRRHVAAGSLTDAVLDHAARVYARLAVSVAVDGGDPLDLVPTGLPAGALDGALRERIVERLACTALLAPAAPTPEREPGRADAENPVFRTGTGAFDPANPLPDDESDGAGRIDVSGAAEIGQVDPDSLVEPRRAVAVVGAIGRDPVAVGALALRASGLVRLAPGTEAAARTLGVELRELADLVEELPAMHSGPPEEWRDLYAALEPAATDASVREALGSLPVPLADGRMVRGPRGLVQLPAEDVDAAQSDADGSDSDGRATDRDGTEPGPDASAAGGWTGTGVLDVLARWGLRVVHPAAQHPLLTQLGAEEVDAAGLLRHAAVRQAVLDQADDDDLEVARDVTEAVLTLVRHALGERNRAGERTPCDVVDRDTAGWLGLLTLTAADGEPTPANGLVLTGSVAARLLDPRVLAPVEIATIERWGADVLVAAGVRDDLVAVRVTDVVADSDQLDDEGNGASAIAAQSLDGWPEYVAELSRALGRGAYVPEVVAVADLDAVDADAWAEVLDRLASQPALRRALLDPVRAEGQSGREAPSYAAWWLRARAGIGLDHPFATAEADEAVSRLLPAAPESVRPLDSQVQRALGGVTTLTSLDAAAWARVLAGLGPAGSPVDLALATALWRAWAALAADVDRDGGGPGDDVELVPALVDERRVVVVHADDAAVADAPMWLQRTDVAALVPAPPAIAAALAALLDVPLASELAEGAVDDNVDGPREADLVPTPEGVLALLPDAPLTWVEHETLHVDGTPVDWWVEGAGVDAVVHATQLAGLARGLAQAAGRWVDRHAVEVVLSEPQRAEDLAVEMALDPVAGQGS
- a CDS encoding DUF3027 domain-containing protein → MSVAAATKDAVLTSAVDLARQFAVELAEHPSDVGEYLGAVADGERLVSHRFACAATGYQGWQWTVTVARVPRGRIATVCEAVLLPGDGAILAPEWLPWSERLRPGDIGPGDVVPFRADDPRLEPGWTPTGDDELDSVAIEELALARVRILSRDGRDAAATRWYTGSQGPTSAGALAAADACMSCGFLVPLQGALGTVFGVCANEWSPDDGRVVSLDHGCGAHSETDTEPHASDWPESSAAIDDLDIELVSLGSPANAVPAEDAAAGDVAVVEAPVDEAPVAEALADEVPVVEAPVEDVPVGEAPADEVPAVEAPVDDVPVDDVPVDEAPADEASADEASADEAPAADAPTDDESAGTSQ